In the Anguilla anguilla isolate fAngAng1 chromosome 7, fAngAng1.pri, whole genome shotgun sequence genome, one interval contains:
- the oxa1l gene encoding mitochondrial inner membrane protein OXA1L: MAAIMSRASSCSLARCFLRKSHRTGAGAQRPAERLSQCLVQEAGLHTVGGSRGPLRRPKPGLRHNGRFLLVSTVPVRTNSSQIPVNAVSASVPTQDSLTSAVGPAPSLVPDASQIADHAPVIAQPIAEQVVEAAPTALDVLQGAGHELSLSELGLGSHTPVGLIQNILEFLHLDVGLPWWGAIVAGTVLARCAVFPVIVKGQREAAKLNNVLPEMTKLSNRMNEAKRSGNKFEFSKAYSDMTLFQKKHNVNPLRGFLVPLVQAPVFISFFIALRKMSYLPVPSMQSGGLWWFTDLTAADPFYILPLAVTGTMFAILELGAESGIDNPNLRAMKTVFRIMPFVILPLTINFPTAVFTYWLTSNLFSLGQVALLRHPAVRQRLKIPERITHPTSALPPSEGFIKSIKTGWKNAQLAQQLEERERRIKNHLDIASKGPLRQTFSHNPLQQSTGPSVADKPANPSAAAGSAGGKKRPWEETIG; encoded by the exons ATGGCCGCAATCATGAGCAGGGCGAGTTCGTGTTCTCTGGCGAGATGTTTCCTGAGAAAGTCGCACAGAACCGGCGCCGGTGCACAGCGGCCGGCAGAGAGGCTGAGCCAG TGCCTGGTACAGGAGGCAGGGCTGCACACTGTCGGGGGAAGCAGGGGTCCCCTCAGAAGGCCAAAGCCAGGACTGCGTCATAATGGAAGATTCCTTTTGGTCAGCACTGTCCCAGTCAGGACCAATAGTTCTCAG ATACCTGTCAATGCAGTCTCCGCCTCCGTCCCCACCCAGGACTCACTCACCTCTGCTGTAGGCCCTGCCCCCAGCCTTGTGCCTGATGCCAGCCAGATTGCTGACCACGCCCCAGTAATTGCACAGCCAATCGCTGAGCAGGTGGTTGAGGCTGCCCCCACAGCGCTGGATGtgctgcagggggcggggcatgagCTCAGCCTATCAGAGCTGGGTTTGGGGAGCCACACCCCCGTGGGCCTGATTCAGAACATCCTGGAGTTTCTGCACTTGGACGTGGGCCTGCCCTGGTGGGGGGCCATCGTTGCCG GCACGGTTCTGGCTCGATGTGCTGTGTTCCCCGTCATAGTGAAGGGGCAGAGAGAAGCGGCCAAGCTCAACAACGTGCTGCCGGAGATGACCAAACTGAGCAACCGCATGAACGAGGCCAAGCGCAGCGGGAACAAGTTCGAGT tcTCTAAGGCTTACTCTGACATGACGCTGTTTCAGAAGAAGCACAATGTTAATCCTTTGCGGGGATTTCTGGTGCCGCTGGTGCAG GCACCTGTTTTCATCTCCTTCTTCATCGCACTCAGGAAGATGTCATACCTTccagttcccagcatgcaaagcGGGGGGCTGTGGTGGTTCACGGACCTGACCGCGGCTGACCCTTTCTATATCCTTCCGCTGGCAGTGACCGGGACTATGTTTGCCATTCTGGAG ttgggggcggagtcaggtaTTGATAACCCAAACCTGCGAGCGATGAAGACTGTGTTCAGGATCATGCCCTTCGTCATCCTCCCCCTCACCATCAACTTCCCCACG GCTGTGTTCACCTACTGGCTGACCTCCAACCTGTTCTCCCTGGGTCAGGTGGCTCTGCTCAGACACCCAGCTGTCAGACAGAGGCTGAAGATCCCAGAACGCATCACTCACCCCACCtccgccctgcccccctccgAGGGCTTCATTAAGAGCATAAAGACCG GCTGGAAGAACGCTCAGCTCGCCCAacagctggaggagagagagaggaggattaAAAACCACCTGGATATCGCATCCAAGG GTCCTCTCAGGCAGACCTTCTCCCATAATCCTTTGCAGCAGTCTACAGGGCCCAGTGTGGCAGACAAACCTGCCAATCCCAGTGCAGCGGCAGGGTCGGCGGGTGGGAAAAAGAGGCCGTGGGAGGAGACGATTGGATGA